One window of Streptomyces sp. FIT100 genomic DNA carries:
- the nirB gene encoding nitrite reductase large subunit NirB, giving the protein MPTPTDTPAITPTVTPTIVLVGHGMVGQRFLEALAERGVTGRARVVVLSEEPRPAYDRVQLTSYFSGRTPDELSLVEDGFMARHGIELHLDDPAERVDRAARTVTSRAGRTFTYDTLVLATGSYPFVPPVPGRDADGCFVYRTIEDLLAIEEYAKTARTGAVVGGGLLGLEAAGALKGLGLDTHIVEFAPRLMPVQVDEGGGAALLRTIESMGLTVHTGVGTQEIVTTGSAVTGMNLSDGSTLATDLVVFSAGVRPRDRLARDMGLAVGERGGVVIDERCRTSDPDVYAIGECALASDGRVYGLVAPGYEMARTVADLLADEHAEASFTGADLSTKLKLLGVDVASFGDAHGAADGCLDVVYSDSRSGVYKKLVVGRDGTLLGGVLVGEADAYGMLRPLTGSVPPVPPEQLVLPAGVGAPAALGPSALPGDAVICSCHNVTKGEICEHTSLPEVKKCTKAGTGCGSCVKLIGQLLPQSGDAGLCGCFPYTRSELYEIVRTLRPASYAKLLDSHGREDARGGDGCEVCKPAVASILASLGGGYILDGEQAALQDTNDHFLANLQRNGSYSIVPRIPGGEITPDKLIVIGEVARDFGLYTKITGGQRIDMFGARVEQLPAIWTRLVDAGFESGHAYGKALRTVKSCVGQTWCRYGVQDSVRMAIDLELRYRGLRAPHKLKSAVSGCARECAEAQSKDFGVIATAGGWNLYVGGNGGATPRHADLLAQDLSDAELVRLIDRFLMFYIRTADRLERTSVWLERLEGGLDHLRDVVVHDSLGLCGELEALMAGHVAGYRDEWAATLDDPDRLRRFVSFVNAPDAPDPSVKFVPERDQIKPDLTVLTLEGTLPQ; this is encoded by the coding sequence ATGCCCACCCCCACGGACACCCCGGCGATCACCCCCACGGTCACCCCCACGATCGTGCTCGTCGGCCACGGGATGGTCGGCCAGCGCTTCCTGGAGGCCCTCGCGGAGCGGGGTGTCACCGGCCGCGCCCGGGTCGTCGTACTGAGCGAGGAGCCGCGCCCGGCGTACGACCGGGTGCAGCTCACCTCGTACTTCTCGGGCCGCACCCCCGACGAGCTCTCCCTCGTCGAGGACGGCTTCATGGCCCGGCACGGCATCGAGCTGCATCTCGACGACCCGGCCGAGCGCGTCGACCGCGCCGCCCGCACGGTCACCTCGCGCGCGGGGCGGACCTTCACGTACGACACGCTCGTGCTCGCCACCGGCTCGTACCCCTTCGTGCCACCGGTCCCGGGCCGGGACGCCGACGGCTGCTTCGTGTACCGCACGATCGAGGACCTCCTCGCGATCGAGGAGTACGCGAAGACCGCCCGCACCGGCGCCGTCGTCGGCGGGGGTCTGCTCGGTCTGGAGGCGGCGGGCGCCCTCAAGGGGCTCGGACTTGACACCCACATCGTGGAGTTCGCGCCACGGCTGATGCCGGTCCAGGTCGACGAGGGCGGCGGCGCGGCGCTGCTGCGCACGATCGAGTCCATGGGTCTGACCGTGCACACGGGCGTCGGCACCCAGGAGATCGTCACCACCGGCTCCGCCGTCACCGGGATGAACCTGTCCGACGGCTCCACCCTCGCCACCGACCTGGTCGTCTTCTCGGCCGGCGTCCGCCCCCGGGACCGGCTCGCCCGCGACATGGGCCTCGCGGTGGGCGAACGCGGCGGCGTCGTCATCGACGAGCGGTGCCGCACGTCGGACCCGGACGTGTACGCGATCGGCGAGTGCGCGCTCGCGTCGGACGGCCGGGTGTACGGACTCGTCGCGCCCGGCTACGAGATGGCGAGGACCGTCGCGGACCTCCTCGCCGACGAGCACGCCGAAGCCTCCTTCACCGGAGCCGACCTGTCGACGAAGCTGAAACTGCTCGGCGTGGACGTGGCGTCCTTCGGCGACGCGCACGGCGCGGCCGACGGCTGCCTCGACGTCGTCTACTCCGACTCCCGCTCGGGTGTCTACAAGAAGCTGGTCGTCGGCCGGGACGGCACCCTCCTCGGCGGCGTCCTGGTCGGCGAGGCCGATGCGTACGGCATGCTCCGCCCGCTGACCGGCTCCGTCCCGCCCGTCCCGCCGGAGCAGCTGGTGCTGCCCGCCGGCGTCGGCGCGCCCGCCGCGCTCGGCCCCTCGGCGCTCCCCGGCGACGCCGTCATCTGCTCCTGCCACAACGTCACCAAGGGCGAGATCTGCGAGCACACCTCCCTCCCCGAGGTGAAGAAGTGCACCAAGGCCGGTACGGGCTGCGGCAGTTGCGTCAAGCTGATCGGCCAGCTGCTGCCGCAGTCCGGGGACGCGGGCCTGTGCGGCTGCTTTCCGTACACGCGCAGTGAGCTGTACGAGATCGTCCGCACCCTGCGGCCGGCCTCGTACGCGAAGCTGCTCGACTCGCACGGCCGCGAGGACGCGCGCGGCGGCGACGGCTGCGAGGTCTGCAAGCCGGCGGTCGCGTCGATCCTGGCCTCCCTCGGCGGCGGCTACATCCTGGACGGCGAGCAGGCGGCGCTCCAGGACACCAACGACCACTTCCTCGCCAACCTCCAGCGCAACGGCTCGTACTCGATCGTGCCGCGCATCCCGGGCGGCGAGATCACACCGGACAAGCTGATCGTGATCGGGGAGGTGGCCCGCGACTTCGGCCTCTACACGAAGATCACGGGCGGCCAGCGGATCGACATGTTCGGAGCGCGCGTGGAGCAGCTCCCGGCGATCTGGACGCGGCTGGTCGACGCGGGTTTCGAGTCGGGGCACGCGTACGGCAAGGCGCTGCGCACGGTCAAGTCGTGCGTGGGGCAGACCTGGTGCCGCTACGGGGTGCAGGACAGCGTCCGCATGGCGATCGACCTGGAGCTGCGCTACCGGGGTCTGCGGGCGCCGCACAAGCTGAAGTCGGCGGTATCGGGCTGTGCGCGCGAGTGCGCCGAGGCCCAGTCGAAGGACTTCGGCGTGATCGCGACGGCCGGCGGCTGGAACCTGTACGTCGGCGGCAACGGCGGCGCCACACCGCGCCACGCGGACCTGCTCGCCCAGGACCTGTCGGACGCCGAACTGGTGCGGCTCATCGACCGGTTCCTCATGTTCTACATCCGCACCGCGGACCGGCTGGAGCGCACCTCGGTCTGGCTGGAGCGCCTGGAGGGCGGGCTCGACCATCTGCGGGACGTGGTCGTGCACGACTCGCTCGGGCTGTGCGGCGAGCTGGAGGCGCTGATGGCCGGGCATGTGGCGGGCTACCGCGACGAGTGGGCCGCGACGCTGGACGATCCGGACCGGCTGCGCCGCTTCGTGTCGTTCGTCAACGCACCGGACGCGCCGGACCCGTCGGTGAAGTTCGTCCCCGAGCGGGACCAGATCAAGCCGGACCTGACCGTCCTGACCCTGGAAGGGACCCTCCCCCAATGA
- a CDS encoding PhoX family protein: MERRSFLRGAVIGTSAAAFGGTLWQGAATAAPAQPGTGPYGALAAADANGILLPAGFTSRVIARSGQAVPGTSYTWHSAPDGGACFTDGSGWIYVSNSEINPSGGASAVKFSSTGAVTGAYRILSGTRTNCAGGKTPWNTWLSCEEVSLGYVYETDPWGVNAAVRRDAMGRFKHEAAAADPVRKVVYLTEDETNGCLYRFIPTTWGNLSAGTLQVLVAGTATSGSFSWANVPDPDGSPTVTRSQVSGAKTFNGGEGCHYANDTVWFTTKGDNRLWQLNLASSTYELAYDDSLVTGGSAPLTGVDNVTGSSSGDLFVAEDGGNMEICVITPDDVIAPFLRISGQSGSEITGPAFSPDGKRLYFSSQRGTSGGSSGGITYEVTGPFRA; this comes from the coding sequence GTGGAACGACGCAGCTTCCTGCGCGGAGCCGTCATCGGTACGTCCGCCGCCGCGTTCGGCGGCACGCTGTGGCAGGGCGCCGCCACCGCGGCGCCCGCCCAGCCCGGCACCGGTCCCTACGGGGCGCTCGCCGCCGCCGATGCGAACGGCATCCTGCTGCCCGCCGGGTTCACCAGCCGGGTGATCGCCCGGTCCGGGCAGGCGGTGCCCGGCACCTCGTACACCTGGCACAGCGCGCCCGACGGCGGCGCCTGTTTCACCGACGGCAGCGGCTGGATCTACGTCTCCAACTCGGAGATCAACCCGTCCGGCGGCGCGAGCGCGGTCAAGTTCTCCTCGACGGGCGCGGTCACCGGCGCGTACCGGATCCTCTCGGGCACCCGCACCAACTGCGCGGGCGGCAAGACCCCGTGGAACACCTGGCTCTCCTGCGAGGAGGTCAGCCTCGGCTACGTCTACGAGACCGACCCGTGGGGCGTGAACGCGGCGGTCCGCCGGGACGCCATGGGCCGCTTCAAGCACGAGGCCGCGGCCGCCGACCCGGTGCGCAAGGTCGTCTACCTCACCGAGGACGAGACCAACGGCTGCCTCTACCGCTTCATCCCCACCACCTGGGGCAACCTGTCCGCCGGCACCCTCCAGGTGCTGGTCGCCGGGACCGCCACCTCCGGCTCCTTCAGCTGGGCGAACGTCCCCGACCCGGACGGCTCGCCGACCGTGACCCGCAGCCAGGTGTCCGGGGCGAAGACCTTCAACGGCGGCGAGGGCTGCCACTACGCCAACGACACGGTCTGGTTCACCACCAAGGGCGACAACCGCCTCTGGCAGCTCAACCTGGCGTCGAGCACGTACGAGCTGGCGTACGACGACTCGCTGGTGACCGGCGGCTCGGCCCCGCTCACCGGCGTCGACAACGTCACCGGCTCCTCCTCCGGCGACCTGTTCGTCGCCGAGGACGGCGGCAACATGGAGATCTGCGTCATCACCCCGGACGACGTCATCGCGCCGTTCCTGCGGATCAGCGGCCAGTCCGGGTCCGAGATCACCGGACCGGCCTTCTCGCCGGACGGGAAGCGGCTGTACTTCTCCAGCCAGCGCGGCACGAGCGGCGGTTCGTCCGGCGGCATCACCTACGAGGTGACGGGACCGTTCCGCGCATAA
- the nirD gene encoding nitrite reductase small subunit NirD translates to MTMQTIQLELDGAWFTVCETSRLTPGRGMAALLPDGRQAAVFLDRAGRPYAIDNRDPFTGAQVLSRGLLGSADGRAFVASPLLKQRFDLETGRCLDDASVAVGVYAVRRTVPVPA, encoded by the coding sequence ATGACGATGCAGACGATCCAACTGGAGCTGGACGGCGCCTGGTTCACCGTCTGCGAGACCTCCCGGCTGACCCCGGGCCGCGGCATGGCGGCCCTGCTGCCCGACGGCCGCCAGGCCGCCGTCTTCCTGGACCGCGCGGGGCGGCCGTACGCGATCGACAACCGCGATCCGTTCACCGGCGCCCAGGTCCTCTCCCGGGGCCTGCTCGGCTCCGCCGACGGCCGGGCGTTCGTCGCGTCGCCGCTGCTGAAGCAGCGGTTCGACCTGGAGACGGGCCGGTGCCTGGACGACGCGTCGGTGGCGGTGGGCGTGTACGCGGTCCGCCGCACGGTGCCGGTCCCCGCGTAA
- a CDS encoding winged helix-turn-helix domain-containing protein gives MLRIHFTGEDLAKVRTAARPDALWETILSFHRLRDRRGATVYGEWRSETRARLNGETRLLAALVPPRGYFPDFLTPPEGLHGLDEGLEAVRATPVRRLREELALLASDRPHTGLPARLAGLEDGAAESMSRLVGALRGYHRAAVEPYWPQIQAAVEADRAARGRALLDGGAGELLASLPPMLRWCAPVLEADYPADRDVRLQGRGLLLQPSYFCRGTAVVRRDPELPPVLVYPVTHACGRSAADTERERVRLGRLVGHTRSAVLLSIGNGCTTSELARRAGVSLASASQHACVLREAGLVVTLRNGNAVLHTMTPLGTALLRGGAQRDRDREPVALMRGTVPSPRR, from the coding sequence GTGCTGCGAATCCATTTCACCGGCGAGGACCTTGCGAAGGTACGGACGGCGGCAAGGCCGGACGCTTTGTGGGAGACGATTCTGAGCTTTCACCGATTGCGGGATCGCCGTGGCGCCACGGTCTACGGGGAATGGCGCAGCGAAACCCGCGCCCGGTTGAACGGTGAAACACGTCTGCTGGCCGCGCTCGTGCCGCCGCGCGGCTATTTCCCCGACTTCCTCACCCCGCCCGAGGGGCTGCACGGCCTCGACGAGGGCCTCGAAGCGGTGCGTGCGACTCCGGTGCGGCGGCTGCGCGAGGAGCTCGCCCTGCTCGCCTCGGACCGCCCGCACACCGGCCTGCCCGCCCGGCTCGCCGGGCTGGAGGACGGCGCCGCCGAGTCCATGAGCCGGCTCGTCGGGGCGCTGCGCGGCTACCACCGGGCCGCCGTGGAGCCGTACTGGCCGCAGATCCAGGCCGCCGTGGAGGCCGACCGGGCCGCCCGCGGGCGGGCGCTGCTCGACGGCGGCGCGGGCGAACTGCTGGCCTCGCTGCCGCCGATGCTGCGCTGGTGCGCACCCGTCCTGGAAGCGGACTACCCCGCCGACCGGGACGTGCGGCTTCAGGGGCGCGGGCTGCTGCTCCAGCCGTCGTACTTCTGCCGCGGCACGGCCGTGGTCCGGCGGGACCCCGAGCTGCCGCCCGTGCTGGTCTATCCCGTCACGCACGCGTGCGGCCGGTCTGCCGCCGACACCGAGCGGGAGCGGGTCCGGCTCGGCCGGCTGGTCGGCCACACCCGCTCGGCCGTCCTGCTGTCCATCGGCAACGGCTGTACGACGAGCGAACTGGCCCGCAGGGCCGGGGTCTCGCTGGCCTCCGCCAGTCAGCACGCGTGCGTGCTGCGGGAGGCCGGACTGGTGGTCACGCTGCGCAACGGCAACGCGGTGCTGCACACGATGACCCCGCTGGGCACCGCCCTGCTCAGGGGCGGCGCCCAGCGGGACCGGGATCGTGAGCCCGTGGCGCTTATGCGCGGAACGGTCCCGTCACCTCGTAGGTGA
- a CDS encoding DinB family protein, which yields MTPPSRTRPPFVSDERTQLVGWFDMQRAIVHYKCEGLSDADAHRSVLPGSPLMTMAGIVSHLRWTEQCWFEVLFLGRPADGPQFAGRRGDGPEDLDMMVEGVPLARLLEEYERQCAVSDEIIAAHSLDEAGRHPDFTSAAASLRWMVLHMVEETARHAGHMDTIRELLDGEKGYY from the coding sequence ATGACGCCTCCCTCCCGCACACGCCCTCCGTTCGTGTCCGACGAGCGGACGCAGCTCGTCGGCTGGTTCGACATGCAGCGTGCGATCGTCCACTACAAGTGCGAAGGGCTGTCCGATGCGGACGCGCACCGGTCCGTGCTGCCGGGGTCGCCGCTGATGACGATGGCGGGGATCGTCTCCCATCTGCGCTGGACCGAGCAGTGCTGGTTCGAGGTGCTCTTCCTCGGCAGGCCCGCGGACGGCCCGCAGTTCGCCGGCCGGCGGGGCGACGGGCCGGAGGACCTCGACATGATGGTCGAGGGCGTTCCGCTCGCGCGGCTGCTGGAGGAGTACGAGCGGCAGTGCGCGGTGTCGGACGAGATCATCGCGGCGCACTCGCTGGACGAGGCGGGCCGGCATCCGGACTTCACGTCGGCCGCGGCCTCGCTGCGCTGGATGGTGCTCCACATGGTCGAGGAGACCGCCCGTCACGCGGGGCACATGGACACGATCCGCGAACTGCTCGACGGCGAGAAGGGCTACTACTGA
- a CDS encoding oxidoreductase gives MATTSPKRTGWTTRDIPDQSGRTAVVTGANSGIGLVTARELARRGARVVLACRSEARGKEAEELVRQQVPGADAEFRPLDLADLASVRRFAESYESATLDLLINNAGVMALPYGKTADGFETQFGVNHLGHFALTGLLLAKLLNTPGARVVTVSSGMHAIADIDMGDLNSERRYRRWVAYGRSKTANLLFVHELARRLGAAGSDVVSAAAHPGYAATNLQGASARMEGRRTAERLAELGNRLIAQPAETGALPTLYAATAPDVRPDSFTGPRIQGLRGAPAPSWRAGRTRDDATAERLWTASEQLTGVVYEALRR, from the coding sequence ATGGCGACGACGTCCCCGAAGAGGACCGGCTGGACCACGCGCGACATCCCCGACCAGAGCGGACGCACCGCCGTGGTCACCGGGGCGAACAGCGGGATCGGCCTCGTCACCGCCCGCGAGCTGGCCCGCCGCGGCGCGCGCGTCGTCCTCGCCTGCCGCAGCGAGGCCCGCGGCAAGGAGGCCGAGGAGCTCGTCCGGCAGCAGGTCCCCGGCGCGGACGCGGAGTTCCGGCCGCTGGACCTCGCCGACCTCGCCTCCGTGCGGCGGTTCGCGGAGTCGTACGAATCCGCGACGCTGGACCTGCTCATCAACAACGCCGGTGTGATGGCGCTGCCGTACGGGAAGACCGCCGACGGCTTCGAGACCCAGTTCGGGGTCAACCACCTGGGGCACTTCGCCCTCACCGGACTGCTGCTGGCGAAGCTCCTGAACACGCCCGGCGCGCGTGTCGTGACCGTGTCCAGCGGGATGCACGCGATCGCCGACATCGACATGGGCGACCTCAACAGCGAGCGCCGCTACCGCCGTTGGGTGGCCTACGGGCGCTCCAAGACGGCGAACCTGCTGTTCGTGCACGAGCTGGCGCGGCGCCTGGGGGCCGCGGGCTCGGACGTCGTCTCGGCCGCCGCGCACCCCGGGTACGCGGCGACCAACCTCCAGGGCGCGAGTGCGCGGATGGAGGGCCGCCGCACGGCCGAGCGGCTCGCCGAGCTCGGCAACCGGCTCATCGCCCAGCCGGCCGAGACGGGTGCGCTGCCGACGCTGTACGCGGCGACCGCGCCGGACGTACGGCCCGACTCGTTCACCGGGCCGAGGATCCAGGGCCTGCGGGGCGCGCCCGCCCCCTCCTGGCGGGCCGGGCGGACGCGGGACGACGCGACCGCCGAGCGGCTGTGGACGGCGTCCGAGCAGCTCACCGGGGTGGTGTACGAAGCGCTCCGGCGGTGA
- a CDS encoding VOC family protein: MSQMIFVNLPVKDLDTTKAFWKTLGYSFNEQFSDDRTASLVISDTIVAMLLTEPRFKEFTKRDIADPVTANEVLLGLSAESREKVDELVDAALAAGGSPALETQDHGFMYGRSFQDPDGHTWEIVWMDPKVIEAQ; this comes from the coding sequence ATGTCCCAGATGATCTTTGTGAACCTGCCGGTGAAGGACCTCGACACCACCAAGGCGTTCTGGAAGACCCTCGGCTACTCCTTCAACGAACAGTTCAGCGACGACCGCACCGCCTCTCTGGTCATCAGCGACACCATCGTCGCGATGCTCCTCACCGAGCCCCGCTTCAAGGAGTTCACGAAGAGAGACATCGCCGACCCGGTCACGGCCAACGAGGTGCTCCTCGGCCTCAGCGCCGAGAGCCGCGAGAAGGTCGACGAGCTGGTCGACGCGGCGCTCGCGGCCGGCGGGTCGCCGGCGCTGGAGACCCAGGACCACGGCTTCATGTACGGCCGGTCCTTCCAGGACCCCGACGGCCACACCTGGGAGATCGTCTGGATGGACCCGAAGGTCATCGAGGCCCAGTAG